From a region of the Nitrospirota bacterium genome:
- a CDS encoding SIS domain-containing protein, which yields MNKRDYIDMYMSEVMEIARSIDKGLVEKAVNVLLDTRGKKGRLFILGVGGGAGNAGHAVNDFRKIGGIESYAPTDNVSELTARVNDDGWDTVFVNWLKGSRLTANDCIFVLSVGGGNAEKNISANLVHALKYAKETGSKVIGIVGRDGGYTAKVADACVLVPTVNSETVTPHTEEFQGVIWHMIVTHPALKAHEMKWESVK from the coding sequence ATGAATAAGAGAGATTACATAGACATGTACATGTCTGAAGTCATGGAGATCGCACGTTCAATCGATAAAGGGTTAGTTGAAAAGGCAGTTAATGTGCTGCTTGATACGAGAGGCAAGAAGGGAAGGCTTTTCATATTGGGAGTCGGTGGTGGGGCAGGCAATGCGGGGCATGCGGTAAACGATTTCAGGAAAATCGGTGGGATCGAATCATATGCTCCGACGGATAACGTTTCCGAATTAACGGCACGAGTCAATGATGACGGCTGGGATACGGTTTTTGTCAATTGGTTGAAAGGCAGCAGGCTTACTGCAAACGACTGTATTTTCGTATTATCCGTTGGCGGCGGAAATGCGGAAAAAAATATCAGTGCCAATCTGGTCCATGCACTGAAATATGCCAAAGAGACGGGATCGAAGGTCATTGGCATCGTGGGAAGAGACGGGGGATATACAGCAAAGGTAGCTGATGCCTGCGTTCTGGTCCCGACGGTGAACAGTGAGACGGTAACGCCACATACAGAGGAATTCCAGGGAGTCATTTGGCATATGATAGTTACGCATCCCGCTCTGAAAGCACATGAAATGAAGTGGGAATCTGTAAAGTAA
- a CDS encoding nucleotidyltransferase family protein — protein sequence MLPIAILAGGLATRLRPITEKIPKALVGIAGKPFIVHQLDLLKRQGIEHVVLCVGYLGEMIHDLVGKGDRFDLQIEYSYDGPVLLGTGGSLKKALPLLGDSFFVLYGDSYLDCDYKKVQAAFEMNGKPALMTILRNEDRWDKSNILYQDGRIMKYDKKHLTPHMKYIDYGLSVLSKDIFTGIDKESVFDLAELYKDVVDTGRMASYEVSERFYEIGSRQGIKEISRLLEPKIMNMDGHQREERQDE from the coding sequence ATGCTCCCAATAGCAATTCTGGCTGGCGGCCTGGCAACACGTCTTCGTCCTATTACTGAGAAGATACCCAAAGCGCTGGTCGGCATAGCCGGAAAACCTTTTATTGTTCATCAGCTTGATCTTCTGAAGAGACAAGGCATCGAGCATGTCGTGCTGTGTGTGGGTTATCTCGGAGAAATGATCCATGACCTTGTAGGCAAGGGAGACAGGTTTGATCTTCAGATCGAATATTCCTATGACGGCCCAGTTCTTCTGGGGACCGGTGGATCATTGAAAAAAGCATTGCCCCTGTTAGGAGATTCGTTTTTTGTACTGTATGGCGATTCATACCTTGATTGCGACTATAAAAAGGTTCAAGCTGCCTTCGAGATGAACGGAAAACCAGCCTTGATGACGATTTTACGGAATGAAGACCGCTGGGACAAGAGTAATATCCTTTACCAGGATGGCAGGATCATGAAATATGATAAGAAGCACCTTACCCCCCATATGAAATATATTGATTATGGTCTCTCCGTGCTGAGCAAGGACATATTTACCGGAATAGATAAAGAGTCAGTTTTTGATCTTGCTGAATTGTATAAAGACGTGGTAGATACAGGACGAATGGCAAGTTACGAGGTATCAGAACGTTTCTATGAAATAGGGTCCCGTCAGGGGATAAAAGAAATAAGTCGGCTCCTTGAGCCGAAAATAATGAATATGGATGGCCATCAAAGAGAGGAGCGGCAGGATGAATAA
- a CDS encoding HAD-IIIA family hydrolase has product MHKAIFLDRDGVINRLVWNPSTGEFESPHHVKDLEIYPWTLESLSTLRKMGYLLFLISNQPSYAKGKTSMENIKEIHDKIHRIFEEHQIDFADYYYCYHHPHGIVPELTGTCQCRKPGTLFLSMANDKYYLSLKDSWLIGDRDSDIVCGQSFGLRTIQIQEQCSIKNRGESHPDFIAENLKKATQIVADYSNEIKERGVQYEKR; this is encoded by the coding sequence ATGCATAAGGCAATATTTCTAGATAGAGACGGCGTTATTAATCGTCTTGTATGGAATCCATCAACAGGTGAGTTTGAATCTCCCCACCATGTTAAAGATCTAGAGATATACCCGTGGACATTGGAGTCCCTCAGTACCTTGAGGAAGATGGGGTACCTGCTTTTTCTCATATCCAATCAGCCAAGTTATGCAAAAGGGAAGACCTCGATGGAGAACATCAAGGAGATCCATGATAAAATACACCGGATATTTGAGGAGCACCAGATTGATTTTGCCGATTATTATTATTGCTATCACCATCCTCACGGTATCGTCCCTGAATTGACAGGTACGTGTCAATGCCGCAAACCGGGCACGCTGTTTCTTTCCATGGCGAACGATAAATATTATCTTTCACTAAAGGACTCGTGGCTCATTGGGGACCGGGACAGTGATATTGTCTGTGGACAATCGTTTGGATTAAGGACCATTCAGATTCAAGAACAATGTTCCATAAAAAATAGAGGAGAGAGCCATCCGGATTTTATCGCAGAAAATCTAAAAAAAGCCACACAGATTGTTGCCGATTATTCTAATGAGATAAAAGAAAGGGGAGTACAGTATGAAAAAAGGTAG
- a CDS encoding glycosyltransferase family 2 protein, producing the protein MNPFKLIIRYSVKSFKILKNDGVSHLYTKIRNKLYYNLSEKKRYQLWINKNEPKPGEIRNQRNISFLNMPKISLVVPAYNTPKKYLVAMIESVASQSYSNWELCIAYGGNHDLDVNTILERYASNESRIIVKLLNNRGIAGNSNEAIALSTGDYIAFLDHDDTLASFALFELVKAINENPGADLLYSDEDILSDDGTKRMEPQFKPDWSPDLLRSFNYICHLTALSKQLLALIGPFREGFEGSQDHDLFLRASEQSKKIVHISKVLYHWRSHASSVAMNMSAKLYAFDAGKRAVADHLDRIGFDGTVEDGLFLGSYKINFAIHGAPLISIIIPNHNNFVDLQKCVQSVLGKLTYANYEIIIVESNSSDPAVFHYYEQLGTDKRIKVIVWDKPFNYSAVNNYGAGHSSGSMLVFLNNDTEIINTDWLQQMAGHAQRKDVGAVGAKLYYPDDTIQHGGIILGLRGITGHAHRYFPRDSHGYMGRLKVVQNVSAITGACFMTRKVVFEKVGGFDEDYPLAFGDIDYCLKLRGRGYLIVWTPYAELYHYESKTRGSDEEVPEKKLRFFREFELYKNKWQHMPLLDDPYYNPNLTRDSENFSIRI; encoded by the coding sequence ATGAATCCGTTCAAATTAATCATTCGCTATTCCGTTAAGAGTTTTAAAATTCTGAAGAATGACGGTGTATCGCATCTATATACTAAGATAAGGAACAAGCTGTATTATAATTTATCAGAGAAAAAGCGGTATCAGTTGTGGATAAATAAGAATGAACCGAAACCAGGGGAAATTCGTAACCAGAGAAATATATCATTCCTGAATATGCCAAAAATCAGCCTCGTTGTTCCCGCCTATAACACGCCCAAAAAGTATTTAGTTGCCATGATAGAATCTGTTGCCAGCCAATCATACTCAAATTGGGAGCTTTGCATTGCATATGGTGGCAATCATGATCTTGATGTAAATACAATCTTGGAGCGCTATGCGTCAAATGAGAGTCGGATCATTGTAAAACTCTTGAATAATAGAGGGATTGCCGGAAACTCGAATGAAGCCATTGCTCTTTCTACCGGGGATTATATCGCATTTCTTGATCATGATGACACGCTTGCGTCATTTGCACTCTTTGAGCTTGTAAAGGCCATCAATGAAAATCCCGGTGCCGACCTGCTGTATTCCGATGAAGATATTCTGTCGGACGACGGCACCAAGCGGATGGAGCCTCAGTTTAAACCTGACTGGTCTCCGGATTTATTGCGAAGCTTTAATTATATATGTCATTTAACTGCTCTATCGAAGCAATTACTGGCCTTGATCGGTCCATTCAGGGAGGGGTTTGAAGGAAGTCAGGACCACGATCTATTTCTACGGGCGTCGGAACAATCAAAGAAAATCGTTCATATTTCGAAAGTTCTTTATCACTGGAGATCTCACGCATCATCTGTCGCTATGAATATGAGCGCCAAGTTGTACGCATTCGACGCGGGGAAAAGGGCCGTTGCAGATCATTTGGACAGGATTGGATTTGACGGAACAGTCGAAGATGGTTTATTCTTGGGCTCATACAAGATCAATTTTGCCATTCATGGCGCACCTCTTATATCCATTATTATCCCGAATCACAATAATTTCGTTGACCTCCAAAAATGCGTGCAGTCCGTTTTGGGAAAATTGACCTACGCAAACTATGAAATTATCATTGTCGAGAGCAATAGCTCCGATCCGGCAGTTTTTCACTACTATGAGCAGCTTGGTACGGATAAGCGGATCAAGGTCATTGTCTGGGACAAGCCATTCAATTATTCAGCAGTAAATAATTATGGGGCCGGCCATTCCTCAGGTAGCATGCTTGTATTCCTAAACAATGATACGGAGATCATCAACACGGACTGGCTGCAGCAGATGGCAGGGCATGCACAGAGAAAGGATGTCGGTGCTGTCGGCGCCAAATTATACTATCCTGATGATACTATTCAGCATGGAGGCATTATTTTGGGTTTGCGAGGCATTACAGGTCATGCCCATAGGTATTTCCCAAGGGATTCGCATGGTTATATGGGGCGGCTGAAAGTTGTCCAGAACGTCTCTGCTATAACCGGTGCATGCTTCATGACGCGTAAGGTGGTTTTTGAGAAAGTTGGTGGTTTTGATGAGGATTATCCATTGGCGTTCGGCGACATCGATTATTGCCTGAAATTGAGGGGAAGAGGATATCTAATCGTCTGGACCCCTTATGCGGAATTGTATCATTACGAATCCAAAACAAGAGGGAGCGACGAGGAAGTACCAGAAAAAAAATTACGATTTTTCAGGGAATTTGAATTGTATAAAAATAAATGGCAACACATGCCCTTGCTTGATGATCCTTATTACAACCCGAACCTCACTCGTGATAGTGAAAATTTCTCAATCAGAATATAA
- a CDS encoding transaldolase — MKKGSGLKIKLYADGADISAMKEAHKSGLVKGFTTNPTLMKKAGVSDYPAFAKAVLKEITDYSISFEVFSDDFDAMEREARVIASWGKNVNIKIPITNTKGHSSIPLIKKLSADGLSLNVTAILTLEQVEAVAKALSPKIMSIVSVFAGRIADTGRDPMPMMKKSAEVLKSNPNAELLWASSRELLNIMQAEACGCHIITVTNDLLKKLAMVNKDLGELSLDTVKMFYNDAQSAGYVI; from the coding sequence ATGAAAAAAGGTAGCGGACTTAAGATCAAACTTTATGCTGACGGTGCAGATATTTCAGCCATGAAGGAAGCGCACAAGAGTGGATTAGTAAAGGGCTTCACCACGAATCCCACGCTCATGAAAAAAGCCGGGGTAAGTGATTATCCGGCATTTGCAAAGGCAGTGTTGAAAGAAATCACAGATTACTCTATTTCGTTCGAAGTTTTTTCCGATGATTTCGATGCAATGGAACGAGAAGCCCGTGTAATCGCAAGCTGGGGGAAGAACGTTAACATTAAGATCCCTATAACCAATACAAAAGGACACTCCTCAATCCCGCTCATAAAAAAGCTTTCTGCAGATGGTTTATCTTTGAATGTTACCGCGATTCTCACATTAGAACAGGTTGAGGCTGTTGCGAAAGCATTGTCGCCAAAAATAATGAGTATCGTATCGGTATTTGCAGGAAGGATTGCGGATACAGGCCGTGACCCAATGCCCATGATGAAAAAGTCTGCTGAAGTTCTTAAGTCAAACCCTAATGCGGAGCTCTTATGGGCAAGTTCACGTGAACTACTCAATATTATGCAGGCTGAAGCGTGCGGTTGTCATATCATTACCGTCACCAATGATCTTCTGAAGAAACTTGCTATGGTCAATAAAGATCTGGGTGAACTTTCGCTTGATACAGTAAAAATGTTTTATAATGATGCACAGTCGGCGGGATATGTGATTTAG